A stretch of Imperialibacter roseus DNA encodes these proteins:
- a CDS encoding TetR/AcrR family transcriptional regulator, which produces MKKTSENKLKWIECGYSLFASIGPEALNIERLSGLVSLSRSSFYYYFGDLVNFEHELLKTHIMHYKKFGQLMRDYVHFEQLFSDEIMENKIALAFHVSCSLTSQ; this is translated from the coding sequence ATGAAGAAAACAAGTGAAAACAAACTGAAATGGATAGAATGCGGGTATTCGCTATTTGCCTCTATAGGCCCGGAAGCACTTAACATAGAGCGGCTGTCCGGCCTGGTTTCGCTGAGCCGGTCGAGTTTCTATTACTACTTCGGTGATCTTGTCAATTTTGAGCATGAGCTGCTGAAAACCCACATCATGCACTATAAAAAGTTTGGGCAATTGATGCGTGACTATGTTCATTTCGAACAGCTGTTTTCGGACGAAATCATGGAAAACAAAATCGCACTTGCGTTTCACGTCAGTTGCTCATTAACAAGTCAGTAA
- a CDS encoding vWA domain-containing protein, with protein MHLLFLLGFLSLQNRIDEPPIKFVIESNKTTVIEGECFILTAYLIFPSDSIGFSLPPNFSQQVSELRSKMKQENYFYHENLKPEPFFEDLLINGKKYRRFELTEIAACPCTDDDITIRSHKLTLLKDKTFETELESQPLNIRVNAIDQNLQDSLYINYFYKMVGVFDLYEKIENEKKSYTVGDTIDFTLRVYGEGISFPVDLNIKNSDDWIVETRGITQKDTVRSGKMRMFKTFNLKLIPLKPSAGFAFSDLFSWTYFSLAENKLVVLAPKTVVEIDNNISYDPPEPKKRKPISTAIAMDISESMQIIDYYPNRRYKAFEVTNILRNKNCAIPVLYFSGEVFNVDRCNLLDVKIPDKMRKGTALGDAVWQALKLLEGGQGERNIILIGDGDETAGTVPAMKIAKLANEMGVKIHTVGIGYSDSVPIPVTLNQKVDTVYLDNTFRDDLFKAVSRASGGAYYWIDKYVDPRLTLQDLVQTIK; from the coding sequence ATGCACCTACTTTTCCTTCTTGGCTTCTTGTCTCTACAAAACCGCATCGATGAGCCGCCGATAAAATTTGTCATCGAGTCCAATAAAACTACAGTCATTGAGGGCGAATGCTTTATCTTGACTGCCTACCTTATTTTCCCATCAGATAGCATAGGGTTTAGCCTCCCACCCAATTTCTCGCAGCAGGTTTCAGAATTGCGGAGTAAAATGAAACAAGAGAACTACTTCTACCATGAAAATCTCAAGCCTGAACCTTTCTTTGAAGACCTGCTAATTAATGGGAAAAAATATCGAAGGTTTGAGCTAACAGAGATAGCTGCATGCCCATGTACCGATGACGACATCACGATTCGCTCGCACAAGCTTACCCTACTAAAAGATAAAACATTTGAAACAGAGTTGGAAAGTCAGCCACTCAATATTCGGGTAAACGCAATTGACCAAAACCTACAGGACTCCTTGTATATCAATTATTTCTACAAAATGGTTGGGGTATTTGACCTTTATGAAAAAATAGAAAATGAAAAGAAAAGCTATACAGTAGGAGATACCATTGATTTCACTCTCAGGGTTTATGGAGAAGGGATTTCCTTTCCCGTTGATTTGAATATAAAGAATAGTGATGACTGGATTGTGGAAACCAGAGGAATAACACAAAAAGACACGGTTAGAAGCGGTAAAATGCGAATGTTTAAGACTTTTAACCTGAAACTCATCCCCCTAAAGCCATCGGCCGGTTTTGCTTTTTCAGACCTTTTCTCGTGGACCTATTTTTCATTAGCCGAGAACAAATTAGTTGTACTTGCACCAAAAACAGTTGTAGAGATAGATAACAACATCTCGTACGACCCGCCTGAGCCAAAAAAACGAAAACCAATCTCTACTGCGATCGCAATGGACATTTCGGAGTCGATGCAAATTATCGACTATTACCCCAACCGACGGTACAAAGCATTTGAAGTAACCAACATTTTGCGAAATAAGAACTGCGCTATTCCTGTTCTTTATTTTTCGGGGGAAGTATTCAATGTCGATCGATGTAATTTACTGGACGTGAAAATTCCCGACAAAATGAGAAAGGGTACAGCCCTGGGAGACGCCGTTTGGCAAGCATTGAAGCTTTTGGAAGGCGGACAGGGGGAGAGAAATATCATTTTAATTGGTGATGGCGACGAGACTGCCGGAACTGTTCCGGCAATGAAGATTGCAAAGCTAGCAAATGAAATGGGTGTCAAAATACACACAGTTGGTATTGGCTATAGTGATAGTGTTCCCATCCCAGTTACCTTAAACCAAAAAGTCGACACTGTCTATTTGGATAACACGTTTCGGGACGATCTCTTCAAGGCTGTCAGTAGGGCTTCTGGGGGAGCATACTATTGGATTGATAAATATGTTGATCCGAGATTAACACTTCAGGATTTGGTGCAAACTATCAAATAG
- a CDS encoding Nramp family divalent metal transporter: MKKIAAFLLSIGPGLFCIGYTVGTGSVTSMAKAGSQYGSQLLWVLALSCIFSWALMEAYGRYAVVTGRTAVNSFKTELKFGKVLAVVLIVGIVIGQWNSLSGIVGLSANALYEIARLFLPGLPAESYWAVLSIAVVILAILYFLLIVGKYSFFEKILILFVTIMGVSFLISMFIVLPPPGEIAMGFIPSIPEGEGGSLLVAAFVGTTMAAPTFVVRPLLMQGKGWAREHTSLQSRDALSSALLMFVISASIMVTAMGALYYKGLTINKVIDMVYTLEPVAGKFAVALFMTGALSAGLSSVFPILMVAPLLISDYKNGELDLKSKLFKRLTAVACVVGLSVPILGANPIAAQIATQVANVFVLPLVIGGIIYMVNRKAVMGEHRAGWLLNTGLVLAFIFSCVISVIGFTALKDFF, encoded by the coding sequence ATGAAGAAGATCGCCGCTTTTTTATTGTCGATAGGGCCAGGGCTCTTTTGCATTGGGTACACGGTAGGCACAGGCAGTGTTACCTCCATGGCTAAAGCCGGCAGCCAGTATGGTTCGCAGCTGCTGTGGGTGCTGGCCCTGAGCTGCATTTTTTCATGGGCACTCATGGAGGCGTATGGCAGGTATGCAGTGGTGACTGGCCGAACGGCTGTCAACAGCTTCAAGACGGAGCTGAAGTTTGGCAAAGTGCTGGCGGTAGTACTTATCGTTGGCATCGTTATCGGCCAGTGGAATTCGCTGTCGGGCATCGTGGGGCTTTCAGCCAACGCACTTTATGAGATCGCTCGTTTGTTTCTGCCCGGCCTGCCAGCGGAAAGCTACTGGGCCGTTTTGTCTATCGCCGTGGTCATTCTTGCCATCCTGTACTTTCTGCTGATAGTGGGTAAGTATTCGTTTTTTGAAAAGATCCTTATTCTTTTCGTCACCATCATGGGCGTGTCATTTCTCATTTCCATGTTCATTGTGCTGCCTCCCCCAGGCGAAATAGCGATGGGCTTTATCCCTTCCATTCCTGAAGGCGAGGGAGGAAGTCTTCTTGTGGCTGCCTTTGTGGGCACCACCATGGCGGCGCCTACCTTTGTGGTGAGGCCGCTGCTGATGCAAGGGAAAGGCTGGGCCAGGGAGCATACCTCTCTGCAGTCGAGAGACGCCCTGTCATCGGCGTTGCTCATGTTTGTCATAAGCGCCTCCATCATGGTTACGGCCATGGGTGCCCTGTATTACAAGGGGCTGACGATCAACAAGGTGATTGATATGGTGTACACCCTGGAGCCTGTGGCAGGAAAATTTGCTGTGGCGCTGTTTATGACCGGAGCGCTCAGCGCAGGACTTTCGTCGGTGTTTCCTATCCTGATGGTGGCACCGCTATTGATTTCCGATTATAAAAACGGTGAACTTGATTTAAAGTCGAAGCTTTTCAAGCGGCTCACAGCCGTCGCTTGCGTCGTCGGGCTGTCGGTACCTATTTTGGGGGCTAACCCCATCGCAGCCCAGATAGCCACTCAGGTGGCCAATGTGTTTGTGCTGCCTTTGGTCATTGGTGGAATCATCTACATGGTCAATCGGAAAGCGGTAATGGGCGAGCACCGGGCAGGCTGGTTGCTAAACACCGGGCTGGTGCTGGCGTTCATCTTCTCGTGCGTTATTTCTGTAATTGGGTTTACGGCATTGAAGGATTTCTTTTGA
- the yiaA gene encoding inner membrane protein YiaA, with protein MNQKPSNAFVAASWIALLTGMIGYLVGLFRAEMMLNEKGYYFTVLMFGLFAVISLQKAVRDKLENIPVTDLYYSICWFCTVLCLVLLTIGLWNADLLPSEKGFYAFSFILSLFGVIAVQKNTRDSIATE; from the coding sequence ATGAATCAAAAACCATCAAATGCATTTGTCGCTGCGTCATGGATTGCGCTGTTGACAGGTATGATTGGGTACCTCGTAGGTCTCTTCAGAGCAGAGATGATGCTTAACGAGAAGGGTTATTATTTTACTGTTTTGATGTTTGGCTTGTTTGCCGTGATTTCTCTGCAGAAGGCCGTGCGTGACAAGCTGGAAAACATTCCGGTAACTGATTTGTATTATTCCATTTGCTGGTTCTGCACAGTTTTGTGCCTAGTACTTCTTACCATCGGCTTGTGGAATGCTGATTTGCTTCCCAGCGAAAAAGGTTTTTATGCGTTCTCTTTTATCCTTTCACTTTTTGGGGTGATTGCGGTACAAAAAAACACCCGAGATTCAATCGCAACAGAGTGA
- a CDS encoding tetratricopeptide repeat protein, translating into MDLKELLLDKDFSFNRISSLIVIIVTSSLALMEIVIPFLKPYFENSIVHILTFVIVELVIVSFWYYKRSVFPLGNRKRQNLVIAITTEDVKQKVRIANDFAKELKRQLKNHGLNNTYEVVVLHNHLSETARHKIEMWIEARKANLMDSNESKSFLKMAKRLNAKFFVYGDLIIRNSSKSTYCLSIDALIMHAQTNVTNSKSLQREFAELWKREITFLEEDELNGFRSNAEQIFFTATYMMGLATLVDNKFEQGISIWNTLIKYIEQKPELAEYRLKVLQQKWVCCFLLSRLSYFRGDIELSLEYQEMYLEITPNEYDRHLSEAIRQVKLRGDAKLALEYVEKAAGMAGADGTWRYSKLYLLIKLGRMKEALIVFDEISQERYPNEIDSIYQVIKYNEVCYQEDENHIQSFFIIGCIMYKKLDRPLEAYERLEEFVSRASNNVSMDELRLRGEQYLGEINKVIGIK; encoded by the coding sequence ATGGATTTGAAAGAGTTGCTGTTAGATAAGGATTTCTCCTTTAATAGGATATCAAGCCTAATTGTCATAATAGTAACCTCTTCTTTGGCTTTGATGGAGATTGTGATCCCATTTTTGAAACCATATTTTGAGAATTCCATAGTTCACATTTTGACTTTTGTCATTGTTGAACTTGTAATAGTGTCATTTTGGTACTACAAAAGATCGGTGTTCCCTTTAGGGAATAGAAAAAGGCAGAACCTCGTAATTGCTATTACCACTGAAGATGTTAAACAAAAGGTCAGGATTGCGAATGACTTTGCAAAAGAACTTAAGAGACAATTAAAAAACCATGGTCTAAATAATACTTATGAGGTAGTTGTACTACATAATCATCTTTCCGAAACAGCAAGGCACAAGATTGAGATGTGGATTGAGGCTCGAAAAGCAAATTTGATGGATTCAAACGAATCTAAGTCCTTTCTGAAGATGGCAAAAAGGCTAAATGCAAAATTCTTTGTTTATGGGGATTTGATTATTCGTAACTCATCCAAAAGCACCTATTGTCTAAGCATAGATGCGTTGATTATGCACGCACAGACCAATGTGACTAACAGCAAAAGCCTTCAGAGAGAATTCGCTGAGTTATGGAAAAGGGAGATCACCTTTTTAGAGGAGGATGAGTTGAACGGCTTTAGAAGCAACGCAGAACAAATTTTCTTCACTGCTACGTATATGATGGGTCTTGCGACACTGGTAGATAATAAATTTGAGCAAGGAATATCAATATGGAATACATTAATAAAGTACATTGAACAGAAGCCGGAATTGGCTGAATACAGACTTAAGGTTTTACAACAAAAATGGGTTTGCTGTTTTCTTCTATCGAGGCTATCCTACTTCCGTGGAGACATTGAGTTGTCCCTTGAATATCAGGAAATGTACTTGGAAATTACACCGAATGAGTACGATAGACATCTAAGTGAGGCGATAAGACAGGTAAAGCTGAGAGGCGATGCAAAGCTCGCACTAGAATATGTTGAGAAAGCAGCAGGAATGGCCGGAGCAGATGGGACTTGGAGGTACAGTAAACTGTACTTGCTCATTAAACTTGGAAGAATGAAGGAAGCTCTTATCGTTTTTGATGAGATAAGTCAAGAAAGATACCCTAATGAGATTGATTCCATATACCAGGTAATTAAATATAATGAAGTGTGCTACCAGGAAGATGAGAACCATATTCAGTCTTTCTTTATAATAGGCTGTATAATGTATAAAAAACTCGATAGGCCTTTAGAGGCATATGAACGGCTGGAAGAATTTGTAAGTAGAGCGTCTAATAATGTAAGTATGGATGAACTTAGACTTAGAGGTGAGCAGTACCTTGGGGAGATCAATAAGGTTATTGGCATTAAGTAG
- a CDS encoding mandelate racemase/muconate lactonizing enzyme family protein: protein MTTRRDFVRKSLLTASGLAMGLPFLNAHTQSDLKITKIRHYRDPDYTKPAFAQMRDIVVVETNGGITGIGEGGSKEMIQNVAEMLIGEDPFRIEHLWQKVNRGYFYPSGRERLHAMGALDMALWDIKGKALNVPVYELLGGLTRDYIPCYSTGFPGQGTVKETAKACMEAGFYAFRTDGGVGSRDVFDVHKWLNNYRRHCEQIREGVGEDGQWCIDLHTRFDTAEAVTVCNMIEPLRPLFVEDLVRSENPGIYETLRAKVNVPIAVGEQFGDRWDINELVEDHLIDFSRVTLPNTGGITEFMKIAAICETHYVGLIPHFTGPISTAALVHALGASSGFVLTEILGNAATKTDYLNDDYLNFKNGKLYPTERPGLGVEFNPANVELINEITKGSEYNHPGFRRADGSFTNW, encoded by the coding sequence ATGACCACCCGAAGAGACTTTGTCAGAAAAAGCCTTTTGACGGCCAGCGGCCTTGCCATGGGGCTCCCATTTTTGAATGCCCATACCCAGTCCGACCTCAAAATCACAAAAATCCGGCACTACCGGGATCCCGATTATACCAAGCCGGCCTTTGCTCAGATGCGGGACATTGTGGTGGTGGAAACCAATGGTGGCATTACAGGCATCGGGGAGGGCGGCTCCAAAGAGATGATCCAGAACGTGGCCGAAATGCTGATTGGGGAGGATCCGTTTCGCATAGAGCACCTGTGGCAGAAAGTGAACAGGGGCTATTTCTACCCCTCGGGTCGTGAGCGGCTCCACGCCATGGGTGCGCTCGACATGGCTCTGTGGGACATCAAAGGTAAAGCGCTGAATGTGCCGGTGTATGAATTGCTTGGCGGCCTTACCCGTGACTATATTCCTTGCTATTCCACCGGCTTCCCCGGCCAGGGCACAGTGAAGGAAACCGCAAAGGCCTGCATGGAAGCCGGATTTTATGCCTTCCGCACGGATGGTGGCGTGGGATCGAGAGACGTTTTTGATGTACACAAGTGGCTGAACAACTACCGCAGGCATTGTGAGCAAATTCGGGAGGGTGTAGGGGAAGACGGGCAATGGTGCATCGACCTGCATACCCGGTTCGACACAGCCGAAGCCGTGACGGTGTGCAACATGATTGAGCCGCTTCGGCCACTTTTTGTAGAGGACCTGGTGCGGTCAGAAAACCCAGGCATCTACGAGACGCTGCGGGCCAAAGTGAATGTGCCTATCGCCGTAGGCGAGCAGTTTGGCGACCGGTGGGATATCAACGAGCTGGTGGAAGACCACTTGATTGATTTTTCGAGGGTAACATTGCCAAATACCGGGGGCATTACCGAATTCATGAAGATCGCTGCCATCTGTGAAACACACTATGTTGGTCTCATTCCTCACTTTACCGGCCCGATTTCAACGGCAGCCCTTGTGCATGCGCTGGGTGCCTCGTCGGGCTTTGTGCTCACTGAGATACTGGGTAATGCCGCAACGAAGACTGACTACCTCAACGACGACTATCTGAACTTCAAAAATGGGAAGCTCTACCCAACTGAGAGGCCTGGGCTTGGTGTGGAGTTCAATCCTGCCAATGTTGAGCTGATCAACGAGATTACCAAAGGAAGCGAATACAACCACCCCGGCTTCAGGAGAGCTGACGGATCATTTACCAACTGGTAA